Proteins from one Clostridium cellulovorans 743B genomic window:
- a CDS encoding GDP-mannose 4,6-dehydratase translates to MNILVTGGAGFIGRWVVKRLTEDNHNIWILDNLANSSIDNIKDLQFNYPNITFIEGSIMDTNLLETLFINKFDICYHLAASINVQDSIDDPKTTFENDVIGTFNVLQQCKINNTKFVYMSTCMVYSKALNIEGISESHPTCPASPYAAAKLAGENLALSYYYAYGLPTTVLRPFNTYGPYQKQNSEGGVISIFIDKKLMNKPLAIYGDGKQTRDFLYVTDCADFVVEAGYSEKTNGKIVNAGSGVDISITELAKTIAGETGTIKYVTHIHPQSEIQKLLCDSRYSKKILGWSPKVSLVEGISKTEEFLRTQL, encoded by the coding sequence ATGAATATACTTGTAACTGGAGGTGCAGGGTTTATAGGAAGGTGGGTAGTTAAACGTCTTACTGAGGATAACCATAATATCTGGATACTAGATAACCTTGCCAATAGTTCAATAGATAATATAAAAGATTTGCAGTTTAATTATCCTAACATTACCTTCATAGAAGGAAGTATTATGGATACCAATCTTCTTGAAACTCTTTTTATAAATAAATTTGATATATGCTATCATCTTGCAGCTTCGATTAATGTCCAAGATAGTATAGATGACCCAAAAACAACTTTTGAAAATGATGTAATAGGAACCTTTAATGTTCTACAGCAGTGCAAAATAAATAACACAAAATTTGTATATATGAGTACTTGCATGGTATACAGTAAAGCATTAAATATAGAAGGTATTTCTGAGAGTCACCCTACTTGTCCAGCATCTCCATATGCAGCAGCTAAATTAGCTGGAGAAAATTTAGCCTTGTCCTATTACTATGCTTATGGTCTTCCAACAACAGTTCTTAGGCCTTTTAATACCTATGGTCCTTATCAAAAACAAAATAGTGAAGGCGGGGTAATTTCAATCTTTATTGATAAAAAACTAATGAATAAGCCACTAGCTATATATGGCGATGGTAAGCAGACAAGAGACTTTTTATATGTAACAGATTGTGCTGATTTCGTAGTCGAAGCCGGCTATTCTGAAAAGACAAATGGCAAAATAGTAAACGCTGGTAGTGGCGTTGACATTTCAATAACAGAACTAGCAAAGACTATAGCTGGTGAAACAGGAACTATTAAATATGTAACTCACATTCACCCACAAAGTGAAATTCAAAAATTGTTATGTGATTCTCGTTATAGTAAGAAAATTCTAGGCTGGAGTCCTAAAGTATCTCTAGTGGAAGGTATATCAAAAACTGAAGAGTTCTTAAGAACTCAACTATAA